Genomic window (Mesorhizobium sp. M4B.F.Ca.ET.058.02.1.1):
TCACTGAAGCGGCTGCAAACCGATGTGATCGATCTCTATCTGTCGCATTGGCCGGACCCGGCGACACCCTACGAGGAGACGCTCGGCGCCTATCAGAGCCTGCTTGCCAAGGGTAAGGTCCGCCATGTCGGCTGCTCAAACCTCGATGCCGGCCAGCTACGGGCGGCGCTCGACGTGGCAAGCCTGCGCAGCCTGCCGCGCTATGAGGTTCTTCAGCCCGAATACAATTTGTACGATCGGTCGTCGCTCGACGGACCGCTGCTTGATCTCTGCGTGGCCGAGGATATCGGCGTTATCACCTATTTCGGTCTCGCCAAGGGATTCTTGAGCGGCAAATACCGCGGCAAGGCCGATCTCGGCCAGAGCGAGCGGGGCGAGGATGTCGCCAGCTACCTCAACGAGCGCGGCATGCGCGTCCTCGCCGCGCTCGATTCGGTATCGGCAAGGCATTCGGCCAGGCAAGCGGAGGTGGCTCTGGCCTGGGTGATGGCGCGGCCGGGCATCGCGGCGCCGATCGCCAGCGCCACGACGCTCGCCCAGATGGACGGCCTGGTGCGGGCGGCATCGCTGATGCTCGATGCCGACGACATCGCGGCGCTGGACCGGGCCAGCGCCTAGCGCCGCAGGGCCGGCGGTGTTTCGCCCGCTGTTGCACGATCGTTCAAGACGGGGATGCCGCTTGCGCATAGCGTTCCCGCATCGCGACAGGATGCGGGAAAGGCGTATGGCTGGGTTCTTGTCCCTCACGCAGCCATGGCAGCAGGTGCTGGCGCTGGTGTTTGCCGCCACCGTGGTGATGGGCAGTCCGGGGCCGGCGACCATCAGCGTCACCGCCATCGGCGCCGCCTTCGGCCTGCGCCATTCGCTGCGCTATACGTCGGGCATCATCCTCGGCACCACGATGGTGCTTCTGGTGGTGGCGTCCGGCGTGATGGCGATCTTTGCCTTGCTGCCGGGCATGGCGCCGGTGCTGGCGATCGCATCCGCCGCCTACATCCTCTATCTGGCCTACAGGATCGCGACGGCGCCGCCACTGGCGGCGCGCGAGAGCGGGATGGCGCCTCCGACATTCGCCGGTGGGTTCCTGCTCGCGGTCGCCAATCCGAAAGCCTATGTGGCGATCGCCGCGGTCTTCGCCGGCGCTTCGTCGGGCGTCGCCGATCTCGGAATTTCGACCAGGCTCGTGGTGCTCGCGCTGATGATCGTCGCCATCCACGTGCTGTGGCTTCTCGCCGGTGCGGCCTTCGCCCGCTTCCTGCGGCGGCCGCTGGCCTCGCGGATCATCAACCTGATTTTCGCGGCGACACTGGTGCTGACGACGGCACTGGCGGCCTGGCCATAGGCGGGCCGGCGTCAAGAGGCTGCGGTTCAGGCCTTCGCCTTTTCGGCGGCCGCAAGCTCGGCCAGCCGCTTCGCCGCCGTCGGCGGCATTGGCGGCGGGTTCGGCGCGCGCGAGGCCTCGACGAGGAGTTGGTCGCAGGCTGCCTCGGTCTCGCCGATCAGCCGCTGCATGAACTCGTCCTTGGCCAGTCCCGGCGGGATCGGCGGCAGGAAGCGGGCCTTGATGGTGCCGGGATAGCGCAGGAATTTGCGGCGCGGCCAGTAGAGGCCGGCGACGTGGGCGACGGGCACCACCGGGACGCCAAGCTGCGAATAGATCTCGACGATGCCGTATTTGTAGGCCGGCTCGTCGCCCGGAGCGCGGCGCGTGCCTTCGGGGTAGATGATGAGCTGGCGCGGATTGCGGTCCATTTCCGCTCTGGTGGCGGCGACGACCGCCTTCAGCGCCTTGGAGCGACTGCCGCGGTCAACCGGGATCATGCGCATCTTCATGATGTACCAGCCGAAGAAGGGGATCCAGGTCAGCTCCCGCTTCAGGATGTAAAGCGCGTCATCGAGATAAGGGAAAAAGGCGATCGCATCCCAGAAGGACTGATGCTTCGGCGCCAGGATGAAGGACCCTTCGGGCAAGTTCTCGACGCCTGTGATTTCGCTCTTCGTGCCGGCGATCTTGTCGTAGAGCCACATGCAGCTCCGCGACCAGAATTTCGGCACGAACCAGGCCCGGTGACGCGGCGACAGGAAATAGTACGGGGTCCAGAGGATCATCTGGACGACCAGGCTGACATAGAAGACGAAGTTGAACGCCAGCGAGCGGACATAGAGCATGCGGGAAGGGCCCGGTGAGAACGAGTGCGTTGGTTACACCAAGCGCGGGCAAAAAGGAAACGGGCCGAGGTCGGGACAATCCCGATTCCCGAGCCTACCACATTGCCTGCGTGAGACGCTCCTTCAGGCGGGGGGCGGCGAAATCGAGGAAGGCGCGCAGCTTGACCGGCAGCAGGCCCTGGCCGGCATGGACGAGGCTCACCGGCCATGGCGGCGGCTCGAACTCCCGCAGCACGGCCTGCAGCGCGCCGGAACGCACGGCAACCGCGACCTGGTAGGACAGAACCTTGGTCAATCCGACACCGCCGATCGCGGCGTCGATGGCGGCTTCCGCGGTGTTGACGCGAAGCCGGGAGCGGACCGGCACGGCTACCTCGCTCTTGCCGTCGGCGAAGGTCCAGGTGGCGGGGGCTGAGAGGTTCTCGAACGTAATGCAGCTGTGCGCGGCCAAGGCTCCCGGGGTCTGCGGTGTGCCATGCGCGGCAAGATAGGCAGGGCTTGCGCAGACGACACGGCGGATCGCGCCGACACGGATGGCGACAAGGCTGGAGTCGGGCAGGTCACCGATACGCACGGCAAGGTCGATATGCTCGTCGAGCAGATGGGTTATCTGGTCCGACAGCGTCAGCCGGATATCCACCTCGGGATAGGCGGCGAGGAAATCAGTTACCACCGTCAGCACGTGCAGGCGGCCGAAGACGATCGGCGCGGTGACGACCAGTTCGCCCCTGGGCGTGCTGTATTCGCCGGCGGCGGCGCGCTCGGCCTCGCCGACCTCGTCCAGGATGCGGCGGCAGGCAGCGAGGTAGGCCTGCCCGGCATCGGTCGGTGTCAGCCGCCGCGCCGAGCGGTTGAGAAGGCGCGTGTTGAGATGCCGCTCCAATTCCGAAACCTTGCGGCTGACCGTGGCCAGCGGCATGCCTAAATGGCGCGCCGCGGCAGAAAGGCTGCCGGCCTCCACTGCGGCGACGAAAAGCGACATGGCCTCGAGGCGATCCATGGATCTTCCAGGAAATGGAAGGTGCTATTCCAGATATGCCATCTGTATCCGAAATATGGAAGGCTTATGTTTGGGTGCATCACCAGTTTTGGAGGACAGCGCCATATGAACGCCCATGCTTTCGCCAGCGACGTCGCCTTCACGCCGAGCGTCAAGGCGATCCAGGCACGTAAAGGCTCGCGCGAAGCCTATTCCCGCGTCGAGGAGCGCGGCGGCTGGCGGGATGTCATCACGCCCGACCTTGCCGCTTTCATCGCGGCGCAGACCAGCGTCTTCCTGGCGACCGCCAATGGTGAGGGTCAGCCCTACATCCAGCATCGCGGCGGACCGGCCGGCTTCCTCAAGGTGCTCGACGAGAAGACGATCGGCTTCGCCGACTTCACGGGCAACAGGCAATTCATCACCCAGGGCAATCTCGCCGACAATGCGCAAGCTTTCCTGTTCCTGATCGACTATGCCCACCGTCAGCGCATCAAGGTCTGGGGCAGGGCGCGTGTCGTCGAGGGCGACGCCGAACTGACGGCGAGCCTGATGCCGCGAGGCTACAAGGCGCGTCCCGAGCAGGTCATCTTGTTCAACGTCTCGACCTGGGATGCCAATTGCCCGCAGCACATTCCGCAGCGCTTCGAGGCGGCCGACGTGGCAGCGGCGCTGGCCGAACGCGACCGGCGCATCGCGAGCCTCGAACAGGAGGTCGAGCGCCTGCGCGGGGTCGCCGCTACGGGGTAATGCGGGCCGGCGGCTTCTCGCTCTTGACCACGGAGGCTTCCGCCAGGGCGATGCCGTCGGCGGTCTGGCGCAGCGGGACGATGCCGCGCGCCAGCGCGAGCACATATTTGCTGTATTCGGTCAAAAGCACGCGCAACGCTTCCGGCTTGGTCAGCCAGCCGCCATTGCCGAGATTGGTGTTGACCACCGGATAGGGCTCCAGCTTGGCGCCGTGCAGTAGCCGCCCCATCTCCAGCAGGCTGCGCGGCATATGGTAATTGTTGGTGACAAGGATGACGCTGCCATAGGCGTGGCTCTCCACCCATTTGGCGCTCTCCTCGGCATTGCCGATCGTGTCGAGCGCGGCGCGGTCGATGTCGACGCAGCAGGAAAACAGCGCCTTGTCGCCGCCGGTCGCGGCCTGCAATTGACGGCGGCTGGCGGAAGGATGAACGCCGCTGATCAGCAGGCGCTCGCCCTTGCCGGAGGCGAGAAGGTCCATCGCCGCGTCGAGGCGCGACTGGCCACCGGTGAGCACGATAATGGCATCGGCCCTGGCGGGGTTAGCGGGCGTCGTCATGTGGCTGACGGTGCTGGCGAACCAGCCGAAGCCGCCGGCAAACAGAGCCGCTAGCGCCAGGACCGAGAAAGCACAGATCCGAAGGACCATGACAAGACGGGCCAGATTGCCGGGCCCATGCCCCCGGGTACCAGCAACTGGCCTCCGTCCAGCCGTCCCGGTCGTGTCCCGCGCGTCCATCATCCTATGGTTAATCCTGAAATGCGGCCTTTGATAGA
Coding sequences:
- a CDS encoding aldo/keto reductase, coding for MHKRRLGRTELSIAPLVLGGNVFGWTADEKISFDLLDRFADAGLNAIDTADVYSRWAPGNKGGESETIIGKWMKSRGNRDKIVVITKVGSDMGQGRRDLSAVYIEKAVDASLKRLQTDVIDLYLSHWPDPATPYEETLGAYQSLLAKGKVRHVGCSNLDAGQLRAALDVASLRSLPRYEVLQPEYNLYDRSSLDGPLLDLCVAEDIGVITYFGLAKGFLSGKYRGKADLGQSERGEDVASYLNERGMRVLAALDSVSARHSARQAEVALAWVMARPGIAAPIASATTLAQMDGLVRAASLMLDADDIAALDRASA
- a CDS encoding LysE family translocator gives rise to the protein MAGFLSLTQPWQQVLALVFAATVVMGSPGPATISVTAIGAAFGLRHSLRYTSGIILGTTMVLLVVASGVMAIFALLPGMAPVLAIASAAYILYLAYRIATAPPLAARESGMAPPTFAGGFLLAVANPKAYVAIAAVFAGASSGVADLGISTRLVVLALMIVAIHVLWLLAGAAFARFLRRPLASRIINLIFAATLVLTTALAAWP
- a CDS encoding 1-acyl-sn-glycerol-3-phosphate acyltransferase, encoding MLYVRSLAFNFVFYVSLVVQMILWTPYYFLSPRHRAWFVPKFWSRSCMWLYDKIAGTKSEITGVENLPEGSFILAPKHQSFWDAIAFFPYLDDALYILKRELTWIPFFGWYIMKMRMIPVDRGSRSKALKAVVAATRAEMDRNPRQLIIYPEGTRRAPGDEPAYKYGIVEIYSQLGVPVVPVAHVAGLYWPRRKFLRYPGTIKARFLPPIPPGLAKDEFMQRLIGETEAACDQLLVEASRAPNPPPMPPTAAKRLAELAAAEKAKA
- a CDS encoding LysR family transcriptional regulator, giving the protein MDRLEAMSLFVAAVEAGSLSAAARHLGMPLATVSRKVSELERHLNTRLLNRSARRLTPTDAGQAYLAACRRILDEVGEAERAAAGEYSTPRGELVVTAPIVFGRLHVLTVVTDFLAAYPEVDIRLTLSDQITHLLDEHIDLAVRIGDLPDSSLVAIRVGAIRRVVCASPAYLAAHGTPQTPGALAAHSCITFENLSAPATWTFADGKSEVAVPVRSRLRVNTAEAAIDAAIGGVGLTKVLSYQVAVAVRSGALQAVLREFEPPPWPVSLVHAGQGLLPVKLRAFLDFAAPRLKERLTQAMW
- a CDS encoding pyridoxamine 5'-phosphate oxidase family protein: MNAHAFASDVAFTPSVKAIQARKGSREAYSRVEERGGWRDVITPDLAAFIAAQTSVFLATANGEGQPYIQHRGGPAGFLKVLDEKTIGFADFTGNRQFITQGNLADNAQAFLFLIDYAHRQRIKVWGRARVVEGDAELTASLMPRGYKARPEQVILFNVSTWDANCPQHIPQRFEAADVAAALAERDRRIASLEQEVERLRGVAATG
- a CDS encoding YdcF family protein, with product MMDARDTTGTAGRRPVAGTRGHGPGNLARLVMVLRICAFSVLALAALFAGGFGWFASTVSHMTTPANPARADAIIVLTGGQSRLDAAMDLLASGKGERLLISGVHPSASRRQLQAATGGDKALFSCCVDIDRAALDTIGNAEESAKWVESHAYGSVILVTNNYHMPRSLLEMGRLLHGAKLEPYPVVNTNLGNGGWLTKPEALRVLLTEYSKYVLALARGIVPLRQTADGIALAEASVVKSEKPPARITP